The following proteins are co-located in the Paraburkholderia phytofirmans PsJN genome:
- a CDS encoding DUF1479 domain-containing protein, which produces MALIIDDLPAAIRQAKQELRARLPNYRDVFAEVDEAIRAEAGRIAEQRNRGENVIPEIQFSDIAEQRVSAEQIELVKTRGACVIRNVFDRALVERWDRDIADYVERNDLDTRLQNRAEDKYFGQLASSKPQIYGVYWSKPQVLARQAPSLTAARVFLNRLWSNESEGRVHFDPERVPVYADRMRRRPPGSESLGLSAHCDGGSVERWIEANFRKVYRHVFDGNWRRYDPFDAAFRPDVEEIASPAVCSMFRTFQGWTALTPQGPGDGTLQLVPIANSMAYILLRALQDDVADDDLCGAMPGRALSIKPEFHAPLFDALSSIPHMQAGDTVFWHSDVIHAVEDAHRGAGFSNVMYIASAPACAKNDEYLKRQLPSFLEGKSPPDFPADHFEVDFVGRATAEDLTPLGKAQLGFDL; this is translated from the coding sequence ATGGCACTCATCATCGACGATTTGCCGGCAGCCATCCGGCAGGCCAAGCAGGAGCTTCGCGCACGACTTCCGAACTATCGTGACGTTTTCGCCGAGGTCGATGAAGCGATTCGCGCCGAAGCCGGCAGAATCGCCGAGCAGCGCAATCGCGGCGAAAACGTGATCCCCGAAATCCAGTTCTCCGACATCGCGGAGCAGCGCGTGAGCGCCGAGCAGATCGAACTCGTCAAAACGCGTGGGGCGTGCGTGATCCGCAATGTGTTCGACCGCGCTCTGGTCGAAAGGTGGGACCGCGACATCGCGGACTACGTCGAACGCAACGACCTGGATACGCGTCTGCAGAACCGCGCCGAGGACAAATACTTCGGCCAGCTCGCGTCGAGCAAGCCACAGATTTACGGCGTGTACTGGTCTAAGCCGCAAGTCCTCGCGCGCCAGGCGCCGTCACTGACTGCGGCCCGCGTCTTTCTGAACCGGCTGTGGAGCAATGAAAGCGAAGGCCGGGTCCATTTCGATCCGGAGCGAGTGCCGGTTTACGCCGACCGGATGCGTCGGCGGCCGCCTGGTTCCGAGTCATTGGGCTTGTCCGCGCATTGCGACGGCGGCTCGGTCGAGCGGTGGATCGAGGCGAATTTCCGCAAGGTGTACCGGCATGTGTTCGACGGCAACTGGCGTCGCTATGATCCGTTCGATGCCGCGTTCCGGCCCGACGTGGAAGAGATCGCGTCGCCCGCCGTATGTTCGATGTTCCGCACGTTTCAGGGCTGGACCGCACTGACGCCGCAAGGTCCCGGCGACGGCACATTGCAACTCGTGCCCATTGCGAATTCGATGGCTTATATCCTGTTGCGCGCCCTTCAGGACGATGTCGCCGACGACGACCTGTGCGGCGCGATGCCAGGCCGCGCGCTCTCCATCAAGCCGGAATTTCATGCGCCGCTTTTCGACGCGCTCTCATCGATTCCCCACATGCAAGCGGGCGATACCGTGTTCTGGCACAGCGACGTGATCCACGCAGTCGAAGACGCGCATCGCGGCGCGGGCTTCAGCAACGTGATGTATATCGCGTCGGCGCCCGCGTGTGCCAAGAACGACGAATACCTCAAGCGCCAGTTGCCAAGCTTCCTTGAAGGCAAGAGCCCGCCCGATTTCCCGGCCGACCATTTCGAAGTCGACTTCGTGGGACGGGCAACCGCCGAAGATCTGACGCCCCTCGGTAAAGCCCAGCTCGGTTTCGATCTGTAG
- a CDS encoding helix-turn-helix domain-containing protein translates to MKPAYEHVEFGDDCSVRVYHRRLPRIPFEWHHHPEYELTLTLNSQGKRYIGDSIADYVEDDLVLVPPNLPHTWASNRSIDAASPQVAIVIWFGGDWARRLADVCPEYAPLRNLLRRAACGLAFSPDVAAAMHGQLDDLLSNAPRERLAVVLNVLCALAEAPGEPLASPAAFSDRTEGPSGHEPERINRVLSMIDLRFAEPLRLSELCEAANVSERSLARYFEQHIGESVGRYIARVRIGHACRMLAHTSTPVSVVAARSGFPNVANFNRQFKALKELTPAAYRKQFAAGAIAETDTGPRINERSFSLQRNPRLPKSIA, encoded by the coding sequence ATGAAACCAGCATACGAACACGTCGAATTTGGCGACGACTGCTCGGTCCGGGTTTACCATCGGCGCCTGCCGCGCATTCCGTTCGAATGGCACCATCATCCCGAGTACGAGCTGACCCTGACGCTGAACAGTCAGGGCAAGCGTTACATCGGAGATTCGATTGCGGACTATGTAGAGGACGACCTGGTTCTCGTGCCGCCGAATCTTCCTCACACGTGGGCGTCGAACCGCTCGATCGACGCGGCGTCCCCGCAGGTTGCCATCGTGATCTGGTTTGGCGGCGACTGGGCGCGGCGACTGGCGGATGTCTGCCCGGAATATGCGCCGTTGCGTAACCTGCTACGGCGGGCTGCGTGCGGGCTGGCATTCAGTCCGGACGTCGCCGCCGCCATGCACGGCCAGCTCGACGATCTGCTGTCCAACGCGCCGCGCGAACGCCTTGCGGTCGTGCTGAATGTTTTATGCGCGCTAGCGGAAGCACCCGGTGAGCCGCTCGCTTCGCCTGCCGCGTTTAGCGACCGGACAGAGGGTCCTTCAGGCCACGAACCGGAGCGTATCAACCGCGTGCTTTCGATGATCGATTTGCGCTTCGCCGAACCTCTGCGTCTATCCGAGTTGTGCGAGGCTGCGAACGTGTCGGAGCGTTCTCTTGCGCGCTACTTTGAGCAGCACATTGGAGAGAGCGTCGGGCGATATATCGCGCGGGTCAGAATTGGACATGCTTGCCGGATGCTCGCGCACACGTCCACGCCTGTTTCCGTGGTTGCAGCCCGGTCTGGATTTCCGAACGTCGCCAACTTCAACCGACAGTTCAAGGCGTTGAAAGAACTTACGCCCGCTGCGTACCGCAAACAGTTCGCGGCCGGCGCTATCGCCGAGACTGACACCGGCCCGCGCATCAACGAACGCTCATTTTCGTTGCAACGGAACCCGCGACTACCGAAATCCATTGCGTAA